The Rhizobium favelukesii DNA segment CTGCAGAAAGGCAAAGTTGTCTTGTTATGCGGGCCGATAGTGAAGCAACGGCAAAGGCAAATTCCGGCTCACCGATGCTCCTACGTTTCTGAGTTAATCTAACAGGGGACCTTAACGACATGATCGCACCGAGCGTCACCTTGGGTGACGGCGTCGTTATTCATCATCCGGATTTGGTAAATCTATATGGTTGTTCCATTGGCGCTGGAACGCATATTGGCACCTTTGTCGAAATCCAGAAAAATGCCTCGATTGCAGAAAACTGCAAGATCTCCAGCCACTCTTTCATTTGCGAAGGCGTCACAATCGAAGACGGCGTCTTTGTAGGTCACGGCGTGATGTTCACCAACGACCTGCATCCACGTGCGGTCAACCTGGATGGTAGCGTTCAGTCCGACGCGGACTGGTCAGTCGTGCCGACGTTCGTCAAGCGTTGCGCGTCGATAGGCAGCAACGCCACCATCGTCGCGGGGGTAACGATCGGAGAGGGCGCACAGATTGGCGCGGGTGCGGTCGTCACCAAGGATGTGCCCGCCTACGCAATTGTAGCCGGCGTGCCGGCAAGAATCATCGGCCGCGCAAAGGATGCGCCAGTCGAAATCATGTCATCCGGGAGAGCAAGATGATTGGGGTTGCCGTCGTCGGTTACGGGTATTGGGGACCGAACCTGGTCCGGAATCTTGCGGAAACGCCTGGCGCAAAGCTTATGTGGGTGTGTGATCTCAAGAAGGACCGCCTAGCAGGCGTCCAGCTGCGCTACCCGACAGTCCAGATCACCGATGACTTCGACGAGGTGTTGCGTGACCCTCTCGTTGATGCGGTCGCCATCGCGACCCCAGTATCGGCGCACTACATGCTGGCAATGAAAGCGCTGATGGCCGGCAAGCACGTGTTTGTCGAAAAGCCGATGGCCTCGAATTCTGAAGAAGCTCGTCGGATGGTGGAAGAGGCTGCGCGAAGACGCCTTATTCTCGCAGTTGACCACACCTTCATCCACACGGGTGCGGTCCGCAAGATGCGGGAAATCATCGAGAACGGTCTGGGAGACATTTACTACTACGATTCCGTGCGCGTAAATCTCGGCCTTTTCCAGCACGACGTCAGCGTCATCTGGGATCTCGCCGTCCACGATCTATCAATTATGGACTACGTTCTGCCGGAAAAGCCGGTGGCGGTCTCGGCCACAGGCATGGGGCATGTCGTGGGCGAACCGGAGAACATCGCCTATCTGACGCTCTTCTTCGAGAGTAAAATGATTGCCCACATCCACGTCAATTGGCTGGCACCAGTCAAGGTGCGCCGTACGTTGATCGGCGGCAGTAGCAAGATGATCGTCTACGACGACCTGGAGCCGAGCGAGAAGATCAAGGTTTACGACAAGGGCATCACGCTTAACGGCAATCCGCAAGCTGACGGTGAGAAAGTCTACGATATGCGCGTGGGCTATCGAACCGGTGACATGTATGCACCTCAACTCGATATGACGGAAGCGCTTGGCCGCGAACTCAAGCAGTTTGTCGACTGCGTCGTCACGAATAGCCAGCCTATCGCCGATGGCCATGCGGGACTTCGGGTTGTGCGCATTCTTGAGGCTGCCACCCAGTCGCTCGCGCAGCGCGGGCGTGTCGTCGAACTCGAGCCGGCGAGGATGATTGCATGATCCCCCTGCTCGATCTCAAGGCTCAGTATGCCGCCATCAAGAGCGAGGTCGAGCCCGCCGTGCTGCGCGTGCTCGCGTCGGGCCATTATGTGCTTGGCGAGGAAGTCGCCCGCTTCGAGGAGGAGTTCGCGGCCTATTGCGATGCCAAGCATGCGATCGCGGTCAACACCGGTACAAGCGCTTTGCATCTTGCTCTGCTTGCTGCCGGCGTCGGCCCAGGTGACGAGGTCGTCACCGTTTCGTTCACGTTCGTCGCGACTGCATCTGCAGTCAGCTATACGGGCGCTCGTCCTGTCTTCGTTGATGTCGAACCGGCGACGCTCACAATGGATCCAGGCAAGCTGGAAGCCGCGATAACACCGCGGACCAAGGCCATCATGCCAGTCCATCTTTATGGACAGATGGCGGACATGGACGCAATCAAGGCCATCGCTGACAAGCACGGAATTCCGGTGATTGAGGACGCGTGCCAGGCTCATGGGGCAGAATACAAGGGACGGCGTGCGGGAAGCATCGGTGTGTCGGGCTGCTTTAGCTTTTACCCTGGCAAAAACCTCGGCGCCTGTGGCGAAGGCGGCATCGTCGTCACTAATGACGACGAGCATGCCAAGAAAATCCGAATGTTACGGGACTGGGGCCAGGAACAGCGCTATCACCATACACTCAAGGGCTTCAACTACCGCATGGATGAAATCCAGGGCGCAATCCTGCGCATCAAGCTTCGACATCTCGAAGCCTGGA contains these protein-coding regions:
- a CDS encoding Gfo/Idh/MocA family protein — encoded protein: MIGVAVVGYGYWGPNLVRNLAETPGAKLMWVCDLKKDRLAGVQLRYPTVQITDDFDEVLRDPLVDAVAIATPVSAHYMLAMKALMAGKHVFVEKPMASNSEEARRMVEEAARRRLILAVDHTFIHTGAVRKMREIIENGLGDIYYYDSVRVNLGLFQHDVSVIWDLAVHDLSIMDYVLPEKPVAVSATGMGHVVGEPENIAYLTLFFESKMIAHIHVNWLAPVKVRRTLIGGSSKMIVYDDLEPSEKIKVYDKGITLNGNPQADGEKVYDMRVGYRTGDMYAPQLDMTEALGRELKQFVDCVVTNSQPIADGHAGLRVVRILEAATQSLAQRGRVVELEPARMIA
- a CDS encoding acyltransferase, encoding MIAPSVTLGDGVVIHHPDLVNLYGCSIGAGTHIGTFVEIQKNASIAENCKISSHSFICEGVTIEDGVFVGHGVMFTNDLHPRAVNLDGSVQSDADWSVVPTFVKRCASIGSNATIVAGVTIGEGAQIGAGAVVTKDVPAYAIVAGVPARIIGRAKDAPVEIMSSGRAR
- a CDS encoding DegT/DnrJ/EryC1/StrS family aminotransferase, with translation MIPLLDLKAQYAAIKSEVEPAVLRVLASGHYVLGEEVARFEEEFAAYCDAKHAIAVNTGTSALHLALLAAGVGPGDEVVTVSFTFVATASAVSYTGARPVFVDVEPATLTMDPGKLEAAITPRTKAIMPVHLYGQMADMDAIKAIADKHGIPVIEDACQAHGAEYKGRRAGSIGVSGCFSFYPGKNLGACGEGGIVVTNDDEHAKKIRMLRDWGQEQRYHHTLKGFNYRMDEIQGAILRIKLRHLEAWTEARRVRADRYSKLMAGSRSVRVPIAMMDRRHVYHVYAVRTHDRERLQHSLRSEGIHTGLHYPIPIHLQKAHADLGYRSGDLPISEAAAREVLSLPIYPELTIKQVDQIAAAVEQDAYVS